The Streptomyces sp. NBC_00459 DNA segment CGCGGGTGCGGCCTCCACCACCTTGGTGAGACTGATCGCGGCCATGCCTGGCTCCCCTCGCAGGGCGGACGGGAATGCTGAGGGTACGTCACCCGTACGCCCGCCCGGGCAGCATATGACCCTTGCGTACCCCGGCCCGTACTCTTGTGCCCCATGAAACGAACCGGCGTCCTCCTCCTCGCCGTGCTCCCCCTGCTGGCGACAACCGCATGCCTGTCCGTCGCGTCGGACGACTCGCGCGGCCCCGACGCCAAGCGCGTGGAGGAAGCCGGTTCACTGGACGCGGAGGCCACGCTCGCCGACCCGGCGAAGAAGGAGCTGGCCCAGCAGATCGTGGCGAGCGCCGAGAACGGGACGCTCGACTGGCGCAGTGCGTACGGCTATGTCGAGGACATCGGCGACGGGCAGGGTTACACGGCCGGCATCATCGGCTTCTGCACGGGCACCCATGACCTGCTCACCCTGGTCGAGGACTACACGAGGGCCCACCCGGACAACGCACTCGCGCCCTACCTTCCCGCGCTGCGCGAGGTCGACGGCACGGACTCGCACGAGGGGCTGGATCCGGGATTCCCGGCTGCCTGGAAGCAGGAGTCGAAGGTCGCCGCGTTCCGCGAGGCCCAGGACGAGAAGCGGGACACCGGCTACTTCGGACCGGCGCTGCGGCTGGCCGTCGGCGACGGGCTGGGCCTGCTGGGTCAGTTCGTCTACTACGACGCGATGGTCTACCACGGCCCGGGGAGCGACTGGTTCAGCGTGGGCGGCATCCGCGCCACCGCCCTGAAGGAGGCCGACAGCCCGGCGGAGGGCGGCAACGAGAAGACGTACCTGGACGCGTTCCTCGACGCCCGACGCACGGCGATGCTGGACAAGCGGCCGGGCGTGAACACCAGCCGCGTCGACACGGCCCAGCGGCGCTTCCTCGACGAGGGCAACCTGGACCTCCGTACACCGCTGGAGTGGAAGGTGTACGGGGACACGTACAAGGTGCCGTAGTGGTGTCTGTCCGGACCAGGACCCGGCTCCGGAAGCGCCGCGGCGCCCGCCATGTCCGGTCGGGGACTGTGGCGAGCGCCGTGGTTTGTTCGTTCCGTACGCCTTTGTACGGGACGTCTTCGGGTGGGTCCGTCGGACCCGTGGGTCCCGTCAGACCATCAGGGAACGGTCCGTCGGGCGGATCGGGGCCGGGAGGTCGCTCGCGCCCGTGAGGAAGCGGTCGACTCCGCGAGCCGCGGAGCGGCCCTCGGCGATGGCCCACACGATGAGCGACTGGCCGCGGCCGGCGTCACCGGCGACGTACACGCCGGGGACGTTGGTCTGGAAGTCGGCGTCGCGGGCGATGTTGCCGCGCTCGTCGAGGTCCAGGCCGAACTGCGAGACGAGGCCGTTGTCCTGGTCGGTGCCGGTGAAGCCCATCGCGAGGGTGACCAGCTGGGCGGGGATCTTCCGCTCCGTGCCCGGCTTCTGGGTCAGCTTGCCGTCGACGAACTCGACCTCGGTGAGGTGCAGCCACTGCACGTTGCCGTGCTCGTCGCCCTCGAAGTGGGTCGTCGAGACGGAGTAGACGCGCTCGCCGCCCTCCTCGTGCGCCGAGGTGACCTTGTAGAGCATCGGGAAGGTCGGCCAGGGCTGGTTCGGGTTCCGCTCCTCGCCCGGCTGCGGCATGATCTCCAGCTGCGTGACGGAGGCCGCGCCCTGACGGTGGGCGGTGCCCACGCAGTCCGCGCCGGTGTCGCCGCCGCCGATGACCACGACGTGCTTGCCCTCGGCGGTGACCGGCGGGGCCACGAAGTCGCCCTCCTGCACCTTGTTCGCCAGGGGCAGGTACTCCATCGCCTGGTAGACGCCCTTGAGCTCGCGGCCGGGGACCGGGAGGTCACGGGCCGTCGTCGCACCCGCCGCGATCACGACGGCGTCGTACCGCTTGCGCAGGTCCGTCGCCTTGAGGTCGCGGCCGATCTCGATACCCGTACGGAAGCGGGTGCCCTCCGCGCGCATCTGCTCGATACGGCGGTTGATGTGCCGCTTCTCCATCTTGAACTCGGGGATGCCGTAGCGCAGGAGGCCGCCGATGCGGTCGGCGCGCTCGTACACCGCGACGGTGTGACCGGCCCGCGTCAGCTGCTGGGCGGCGGCGAGACCCGCCGGGCCCGAGCCGATGACCGCGACGGTCTTGCCGGAGAGGCGCTCCGGGGCCTGGGCGGCGACGTCACCGGTCTCCCAGGCCTTGTCGATGATCGAGACCTCGACGTTCTTGATGGTGACCGCGGGCTGGTTGATGCCCAGCACGCACGCCGACTCGCAGGGAGCAGGGCACAGGCGGCCCGTGAACTCCGGGAAGTTGTTGGTGGCGTGGAGGCGCTCGGACGCCGACGTCCAGTCCTCGCGGTAGGCGTAGTCGTTCCACTCGGGGATCAGGTTCCCCAGCGGACAGCCGTTGTGACAGAACGGGATACCGCAGTCCATGCAGCGGCTGGCCTGCTTGCTGATGATCGGCAGCAGGGAGCCGGGAACGTAGACCTCGTTCCAGTCCTTGAGACGGACGTCCACCGGACGGGACTTGGCGACCTCGCGGCCGTGGTTGAGAAAGCCCTTGGGATCAGCCATTGGTCGCCGCCTCCATCATCTTCTCGGTGATCTCGGTCTCGGTGAGACCGGCCTGCTCGGCGGCGGCCTTGGCGGCGAGCACTGCCTTGTACGTACTGGGGATGATCTTGCTGAAGCGCTCCACCGAGACATCCCACTCGGCCAGGAGCTTCTCGGCGACCGTCGAGCCGCTCTCCTCCTGGTGCCGGCGCACGACATCGTGCAGCCACTGCTTGTCGGTGTCGTCGAGGGCCTCGACCGCGTCCACGTTGCCGACGTTGACGTTGTCGCGGTCCAGGTCGATGACGTACGCGATGCCGCCCGACATACCGGCCGCGAAGTTGCGGCCCGTCTCGCCGAGGACGACCGCGTGACCGCCGGTCATGTACTCGCAGCCGTGGTCGCCCACGCCCTCCGAGACGACCGTGGCACCGGAGTTGCGGACGCAGAACCGCTCGCCCGAACGACCGCGCAGGAACAGCTCGCCGCCGGTCGCGCCGTACGCGATGGTGTTGCCCGCGATGGTGGAGAACTCGGCGAGGTGATCGGCGCCCCGGTCGGGACGGACGATCACCCGGCCGCCGGAGAGGCCCTTGCCGACGTAGTCGTTGGCGTCGCCTTCGAGGCGCAGCGTGACACCGCGCGGCAGGAAGGCGCCGAAGGACTGGCCGGCGCTGCCGGTGAAGGTGATGTCGATGGTGTCGTCGGGCAGACCTGCCCCGCCGAACTTCTTCGTCACCTCGTGGCCGAGCATCGTGCCGACCGTGCGGTTGATGTTGCGGATGGCGACCTGGGCGCGGACCGGCTGGGCGTCGGTCGCGCTGTTCGCGGCGAGGGCGTCGGCGGCGAGCTTGATCAGCTCGTTGTCGAGCGCCTTCTCCAGGCCGTGGTCCTGCTCGATGACCTGGTGCAGCGGGGTGCCCTCGGGCAGCTCCGGCACGTAGAAGAGCGGGGACAGGTCCAGGCCCTGCGCCTTCCAGTGGGTGATCGCCCGCTCCACGTCGAGGGACTCGGCGTGGCCGACGGCCTCCTGGATGGTGCGGAAGCCCAGCTCGGCGAGGATCTCGCGGACCTCTTCGGCGATGAACTGGAAGAAGTTCACGACGTACTCGGCCTTGCCGGCGAACCGGTCGCGGAGCACCGGGTTCTGGGTGGCGATGCCGACCGGGCAGGTGTCCAGGTGGCAGACGCGCATCATGACGCAGCCGGAGACGACGAGCGGCGCGGTCGCGAAACCGAACTCCTCGGCGCCGAGCAGCGCGGCGATGACGACGTCACGGCCGGTCTTGAGCTGGCCGTCGGTCTGGACGACGATCCGGTCGCGCAGGCCGTTGAGCAGGAGCGTCTGCTGGGTCTCGGCGAGGCCGAGCTCCCAGGGACCACCGGCGTGCTTCAGCGAGGTCAGCGGCGAGGCGCCCGTTCCGCCGTCGTGGCCGGAGATGAGGACGACGTCCGCGTGCGCCTTCGACACACCGGCGGCGACCGTGCCGACACCGACCTCCGAGACCAGCTTCACGTGGATCCGCGCCTGCGGGTTCGCGTTCTTCAGGTCGTGGATGAGCTGGGCGAGGTCCTCGATGGAGTAGATGTCGTGGTGCGGCGGCGGCGAGATGAGGCCGACACCGGGGGTGCTGTGCCGGGTCTTGGCGACCCACGGGTACACCTTGTGGCCGGGCAGCTGGCCGCCCTCGCCGGGCTTGGCGCCCTGGGCCATCTTGATCTGGATGTCGTCCGCGTTGACGAGGTATTCGCTCGTCACACCGAAGCGGCCGGAGGCGACCTGCTTGATGCTGGACCGGCGCGCGGGGTCGTACAGGCGCTCCGGGTCCTCGCCGCCCTCACCGGTGTTGGACTTGGCGCCCAGCTGGTTCATGGCGATGGCGAGGGTCTCGTGCGCCTCCAGGGAGATGGAGCCGTACGACATGGCGCCGGTGGAGAACCGCTTGACGATCTCGCTGACCGGCTCGACCTCGTCGATGGAGATCGAGGGCCGGTCCGACTTGAAGCCGAACAGTCCGCGCAGGGTCATCAGCCGCTCGGACTGCTCGTTCACCCGGTCCGTGTACTTCTTGAAGATGTCGTAGCGGCGGGTGCGCGTGGAGTGCTGGAGGCGGAAGACCGTCTCCGGGTCGAACAGGTGCGGCTCGCCCTCGCGGCGCCACTGGTACTCGCCGCCTATGTCGAGGGCGCGGTGCGCCGGGGCGATGCCGGAGGCGGGGTACGCCTTGGCGTGCCGGGCGGCGACCTCCTTGGCGATGACGTCGATGCCGACGCCGCCGATCTTGGTGGCGGTGCCGTTGAAGTACTTCTCGACGAAGGCGGTGTCGAGACCGACGGCCTCGAAGACCTGGGCGCCCCGGTAGGAGGCGACGGTCGAGATGCCCATCTTGGACATGACCTTGAGGACGCCCTTGCCGAGCGCGTAGATCAGGTTGCGGATGGCCTGCTCGGGCTCGCTGCCGGGCAGGAAGGTGCCGGCGCGGACCAGGTCCTCGACGGACTCCATCGCCAGGTAGGGGTTCACCGCGGCGGCGCCGAACCCTATGAGCAGGGCGACGTGGTGGACCTCGCGGACGTCACCGGCCTCGACCAGCAGGCCCACCTGGGTGCGCTGCTTGGTGCGGATGAGGTGGTGGTGGACGGCGGAGGTGAGCAGCAGCGACGGGATCGGGGCGTGCTCGGCGTCGGAGTGGCGGTCCGACAGGACGATGAGACGGGCGCCGTTGTCGATGGCCGCGTCGGCCTCGGCGCAGATCTCCTCGATACGGGCGGCGAGGGAGTCGCCGCCGCCGCTGACCCGGTAGAGGCCGGAGAGGGTCGCGGCCTTCATGCCGGGCATGTCGCCGTCGGCGTTGATGTGGATGAGCTTGGCCAGCTCGTCGTTGTCGATCACCGGGAAGGGCAGGGTGACGCTGCGACAGGAGGCGGCGGTCGGCTCCAGCAGGTTGCTGGCGGGGCCGAGGGAGGAGCGCAGGCTGGTGACCAGTTCCTCTCGGATGGCGTCCAGCGGCGGGTTGGTGACCTGCGCGAACAGCTGGGTGAAGTAGTCGAAGAGCAGGCGCGGACGCTCGCTCAGCGCGGCGATGGGCGAGTCGGTGCCCATGGAACCGAGCGGCTCGCCGCCGGTCTTGGCCATCGGCGCGATGATGACGCGCAGCTCTTCCTCGGTGTAGCCGAAGGTCTGCTGGCGGCGGGTGACCGAGGCGTGGGTGTGCACGATGTGCTCGCGCTCGGGCAGGTCGGAGAGCTCGATCTCGCCGGCCTCCAGCCACTCCGCGTACGGCTTCTCGGCGGCGAGACCGGCCTTGATCTCGTCGTCCTCGATGATGCGGTGCTCGGCGGTGTCGACGAGGAACATCTTGCCGGGCTGGAGGCGGCCCTTGCGGACGACCTTCGCGGGGTCGATGTCGAGGACGCCGACCTCGGAGCCGAGGACGACGAGGCCGTCGTCGGTGACCCAGTAGCGGCCGGGGCGCAGTCCGTTGCGGTCGAGGACCGCGCCGACCTGGACGCCGTCGGTGAAGGTGACACAGGCCGGGCCGTCCCAGGGCTCCATCATCGTGGAGTGGAACTGGTAGAAGGCGCGCCGGTCCGGCTCCATCGTGGTGTGGTTCTCCCACGCCTCCGGGATCATCATCAGCACGGAGTGGGGCAGCGAACGGCCACCGAGGTGGAGCAGTTCGAGCACCTCGTCGAAGGACGCCGAGTCGGAGGCGTCCGGCGTACAGATGGGGAAGACGCGCTCCAGCCCCTTGTCGCCGAACAGGTCGGAGACGAGCTGCGACTCACGCGCGGCCATCCAGTTGCGGTTGCCCTTGACCGTGTTGATCTCGCCGTTGTGCGCGACGAAGCGGTACGGGTGGGCGAGCGGCCACGACGGGAAGGTGTTCGTGGAGAAGCGCGAGTGGACGAGCGCGACGGCCGACGCGAAGCGGCGGTCGGACAGGTCCGGGAAGAAGGGCTCCAGCTGGCCGGTGGTCAGCATGCCCTTGTAGACGATGGTCCGCGCGGAGAGCGAGGGGAAGTAGACGCCGACCTCGCGCTCGGCGCGCTTGCGCAGCGCGAAGGCCTTGCGGTCGAGGTCGATGCCCGTGGCGGGTACCGCGGCGCTGTCCGCGACGAAGATCTGCCGGAAGGCGGGCATCGTCGAGCGGGCGGTGGCACCGAGGAGACCGGGGGCGACCGGCACGTCGCGCCAGCCGAGGACGGTCAGGCCCTCTTCGGCGGCGATCGTCTCGATGAGTGAGACGGCGTCGGCGTTCGTCGGGACGGCGTCGGTCGCCGTCTCCTCCGGGAGGAAAGCGATGCCGACCGCGTAGGCGCCGGCCTCGGGCAGCTCGAATTCGGCCACCTCGCGGAAGAAGGCGTCCGGAACCTGCGAGAGAATGCCGGCGCCGTCGCCGGAATCGGGCTCGGAGCCGGTGGCACCGCGGTGCTCCAGGTTGCGAAGAACCGTGAGCGCCTGCTCGACCAGCGCGTGGCTCGCCTCGCCGGTGAGGGTGGCCACGAAGCCGACGCCACAGGCGTCATGCTCGTTGCGGGGGTCGTACATACCCTGCGCAGCAGGGCGAGCATCCATGAAGGACCACTTCTGGCCAATCTCGGAATGCTGGGACGGCTGGCGCGGCGTACGCATCGGCTCTCCCGTCGTCGTCGTGTGGCATATGCATTAAGCCGAGGGACGACGTTGGCCCTCTTGGAGTGCAAAATTTCGTGCAGGTTACATGATGGGGCGGTTCTCGGGAACCGGATACCGCGTACCAACATGCGGACACCGCAGTGGTGCGGCATGGTGACCGCGCTGCGGTGGAAGTAATGGGGGCCGAAGCGGACAGATCGATGTCCCTCGACCCATGGCAAGGAGAGCGTCGTCGCCCTCCCCGCGGGTGCGCCACAGGCTTCGTTGCCCACAGCGCGTACGGCTCATGCCCCGTGGTTAAGCGTTCGAAACCAGCGAGTAACGGCTACTTATGCGGCCCATCGCATAAGTGCGCGATTCCCTATCCTACGGCCGCACCGAACAGGTTGCCCAGGGCGTACGTCACACCGGCCGCCGCTCCGCCCAGCGCGAGCTGCCGCAATCCGCTGAACCACCAGCTCCGGGCGGTCACCCGGGCCACCACCGCACCACATCCGAAGAGCCCGACGAGCGCGACCAGCACGGCGGGCCACAGCGCGGTCGCCCCCAGAAGGTACGGGAGTACGGGCAGCAGCGCGCCCAGCGCGAACGCCCCGAAGGACGACACCGCGGCGACGGCGGGCGAGGGCAGGTCGCCGGGATCGATGCCCAACTCCTCCCGGGCGTGTATCTCCAACGCCTGCTCGGGATCACGCGAGAGCTGCCGGGCCACTTCACGGGCGAGCTTCGGCTCGACGCCCCGGGACTCGTAGAGCGCGGCGAGCTCACGTTCCTCGTCCTTCGGGTGCTTTCTCAACTCCCGCCGCTCGACATCGAGTTCGGCTTCGACGAGCTCGCGCTGGGAGGCGACGGAGGTGTACTCGCCGGCGGCCATGGAGAAGGCGCCGGCAGCAAGACCGGCGAGCCCGGTGATGACGACGGTCCGATGCGAAACGGCGCCGCCGGCCACACCGGTCATCAGGGCGAGGTTGGAGACGAGTCCGTCCATCGCGCCGAACACGGCCGGCCGCAACCACCCGCCGGTGACATCCCGGTGGGTGTGGTTGTCACGGTGCGCCTCGTGCAGCGCCGCCTCGGTCTCGATGATGGCCATACCGTCCCCCGGTTCGTTTCGGGCGTTGCTCACGGAAGCTTTCCGAGCCGATCCGACAGGACCGGACTTGGACTGATTCCACTTTTCGACAACGCTAAAAATACGCCCCGGATTCCCGCTTCGCCAGCAAGGAGAGGCTGCCCTCACCTGCGCGTTCATCCTGGGCGCTCATCCGTTAGGGCACTCGCACAAATGTCGACCGGGTGATGATTGGGGCGCCTGAGGCGCACGTGAACCCCTGCGGTGGGACAGTTCCGCAAAGGGTTCCGCTCCCCGGGAGGGAGCACCCGGAACCCTCCGGAGGAGAGGCCGCGTATGGCATCGATCGCCTGCATTCCCTCGGTCCCGGCGCATCAGGACGCCGCCCTGCTCCGCGACAGAGCACGCGGCGCCCTGCTCGGTCTGGCCGTGGGGGACGCGCTCGGCGCCCCCGCCGAGAACATGAAGCCCTCGGAGATCCGCGCCCGCTGGGGCCGCATCACCGGATACGTGGCCGAGAACCCCGCCGGCACGGACGACACCGAGTACGCGATCTTCTCGGGCCTCCTCCTCGCCCGGCACGGCTCGGCCCTCACCCCGGCCCATGTGGAGGCGGCCTGGCACCAGTGGATCGCCGACCTCGACGAGGGCCCCTTCCGCGGTGCCGGTTTCAGCGAACGCGGCACGCTGGAGAACCTGCGCCGGGGCCTCGCGGCCCCCATCTCCGCCCAGCACCGGCACGCCTGGAGCGACGGCCTCGCGATGCGGGCGGCCCCCTTCGGCGTCTTCGCGGCGGGCCGCCCGGCCGAGGCCGCCCGTCTGGTGGCGATCGACGGCTCGGTGAGCCATGACGGCGAGGGCATCTACGGCGGCCAGGCGGTGGCGGCGGGTGTGGCCGCGGCGATGGCGGGGGCGCCGACCATCGCCGTGGTGGCCTCCGCCCTGGCGGTGGTCCCCGACGACTCCTGGACGGCGCGCTCCCTGCGCCGCGCGGTGGCGGTCGCCCACCGGGGCGAACGCGCGGTCCGCTCAGCGGTGGTGATCGGCGGCTACCCCTGGACCGACCTGGCCCCCGAGGCGGTCGCCCTGGCCTTCGGCGCCTATGCGGTGGCCGACGGAGACTTCGCCGAGTCGGTGCTGACAGCCGTCAACATGGGCCGCGACGCGGACACGACGGCAGCGGTGGCGGGCGCCCTGGCAGGCGCGACCCGCGGCGCCTCGGCCATCCCGCCCGAGTGGGCGGAGGCGATCGGCCCGGCCCGCGGCACCTGCCTCCCCTCCATGGCGGGCCACCACATCCTCGACGTCGCGGAACTCCTGACACCGGGCGAGGGCGGCAAGTGGGGCGCGCAGCCGGTCGTACGGGATCCCGCGCAGTCGGCACCGGACCGGGCCGCCTACCTCCTCGCCCCGGACGACGCCCCGGCGCCCGCGACGGAGGTACGACCGTGAGCCCGCACCCGCAGCCCCTGCACCCCCGCCATCACCACACCCCGGGCACCCTCCAGCCCGTCCGGCGTTCGAGGACAAGGCCGTTCAGGCCGACAGCGGGGGTCTGGGGGCGGCAGCCCCCAGGGATGGGACGGGTAAGGGCGGCGGGGGCGAAACACACCACTCACCCGCGAGCCGAAGCCGAGGTCCGCCCATGACCAGCCGCCGCATCGAGGGACTCCTGCTCGGCCTGGCCGCAGGCGACGCCGCCGGCTGGCCCGCCGCCCGCCACCGAGCCGCCCGCATGCCCGAGTGGACCCGCCGCCTCACCCGCGAACT contains these protein-coding regions:
- a CDS encoding VIT1/CCC1 transporter family protein, whose product is MAIIETEAALHEAHRDNHTHRDVTGGWLRPAVFGAMDGLVSNLALMTGVAGGAVSHRTVVITGLAGLAAGAFSMAAGEYTSVASQRELVEAELDVERRELRKHPKDEERELAALYESRGVEPKLAREVARQLSRDPEQALEIHAREELGIDPGDLPSPAVAAVSSFGAFALGALLPVLPYLLGATALWPAVLVALVGLFGCGAVVARVTARSWWFSGLRQLALGGAAAGVTYALGNLFGAAVG
- the gltB gene encoding glutamate synthase large subunit, giving the protein MRTPRQPSQHSEIGQKWSFMDARPAAQGMYDPRNEHDACGVGFVATLTGEASHALVEQALTVLRNLEHRGATGSEPDSGDGAGILSQVPDAFFREVAEFELPEAGAYAVGIAFLPEETATDAVPTNADAVSLIETIAAEEGLTVLGWRDVPVAPGLLGATARSTMPAFRQIFVADSAAVPATGIDLDRKAFALRKRAEREVGVYFPSLSARTIVYKGMLTTGQLEPFFPDLSDRRFASAVALVHSRFSTNTFPSWPLAHPYRFVAHNGEINTVKGNRNWMAARESQLVSDLFGDKGLERVFPICTPDASDSASFDEVLELLHLGGRSLPHSVLMMIPEAWENHTTMEPDRRAFYQFHSTMMEPWDGPACVTFTDGVQVGAVLDRNGLRPGRYWVTDDGLVVLGSEVGVLDIDPAKVVRKGRLQPGKMFLVDTAEHRIIEDDEIKAGLAAEKPYAEWLEAGEIELSDLPEREHIVHTHASVTRRQQTFGYTEEELRVIIAPMAKTGGEPLGSMGTDSPIAALSERPRLLFDYFTQLFAQVTNPPLDAIREELVTSLRSSLGPASNLLEPTAASCRSVTLPFPVIDNDELAKLIHINADGDMPGMKAATLSGLYRVSGGGDSLAARIEEICAEADAAIDNGARLIVLSDRHSDAEHAPIPSLLLTSAVHHHLIRTKQRTQVGLLVEAGDVREVHHVALLIGFGAAAVNPYLAMESVEDLVRAGTFLPGSEPEQAIRNLIYALGKGVLKVMSKMGISTVASYRGAQVFEAVGLDTAFVEKYFNGTATKIGGVGIDVIAKEVAARHAKAYPASGIAPAHRALDIGGEYQWRREGEPHLFDPETVFRLQHSTRTRRYDIFKKYTDRVNEQSERLMTLRGLFGFKSDRPSISIDEVEPVSEIVKRFSTGAMSYGSISLEAHETLAIAMNQLGAKSNTGEGGEDPERLYDPARRSSIKQVASGRFGVTSEYLVNADDIQIKMAQGAKPGEGGQLPGHKVYPWVAKTRHSTPGVGLISPPPHHDIYSIEDLAQLIHDLKNANPQARIHVKLVSEVGVGTVAAGVSKAHADVVLISGHDGGTGASPLTSLKHAGGPWELGLAETQQTLLLNGLRDRIVVQTDGQLKTGRDVVIAALLGAEEFGFATAPLVVSGCVMMRVCHLDTCPVGIATQNPVLRDRFAGKAEYVVNFFQFIAEEVREILAELGFRTIQEAVGHAESLDVERAITHWKAQGLDLSPLFYVPELPEGTPLHQVIEQDHGLEKALDNELIKLAADALAANSATDAQPVRAQVAIRNINRTVGTMLGHEVTKKFGGAGLPDDTIDITFTGSAGQSFGAFLPRGVTLRLEGDANDYVGKGLSGGRVIVRPDRGADHLAEFSTIAGNTIAYGATGGELFLRGRSGERFCVRNSGATVVSEGVGDHGCEYMTGGHAVVLGETGRNFAAGMSGGIAYVIDLDRDNVNVGNVDAVEALDDTDKQWLHDVVRRHQEESGSTVAEKLLAEWDVSVERFSKIIPSTYKAVLAAKAAAEQAGLTETEITEKMMEAATNG
- a CDS encoding chitosanase, with translation MKRTGVLLLAVLPLLATTACLSVASDDSRGPDAKRVEEAGSLDAEATLADPAKKELAQQIVASAENGTLDWRSAYGYVEDIGDGQGYTAGIIGFCTGTHDLLTLVEDYTRAHPDNALAPYLPALREVDGTDSHEGLDPGFPAAWKQESKVAAFREAQDEKRDTGYFGPALRLAVGDGLGLLGQFVYYDAMVYHGPGSDWFSVGGIRATALKEADSPAEGGNEKTYLDAFLDARRTAMLDKRPGVNTSRVDTAQRRFLDEGNLDLRTPLEWKVYGDTYKVP
- a CDS encoding glutamate synthase subunit beta; translated protein: MADPKGFLNHGREVAKSRPVDVRLKDWNEVYVPGSLLPIISKQASRCMDCGIPFCHNGCPLGNLIPEWNDYAYREDWTSASERLHATNNFPEFTGRLCPAPCESACVLGINQPAVTIKNVEVSIIDKAWETGDVAAQAPERLSGKTVAVIGSGPAGLAAAQQLTRAGHTVAVYERADRIGGLLRYGIPEFKMEKRHINRRIEQMRAEGTRFRTGIEIGRDLKATDLRKRYDAVVIAAGATTARDLPVPGRELKGVYQAMEYLPLANKVQEGDFVAPPVTAEGKHVVVIGGGDTGADCVGTAHRQGAASVTQLEIMPQPGEERNPNQPWPTFPMLYKVTSAHEEGGERVYSVSTTHFEGDEHGNVQWLHLTEVEFVDGKLTQKPGTERKIPAQLVTLAMGFTGTDQDNGLVSQFGLDLDERGNIARDADFQTNVPGVYVAGDAGRGQSLIVWAIAEGRSAARGVDRFLTGASDLPAPIRPTDRSLMV
- a CDS encoding ADP-ribosylglycohydrolase family protein, translated to MASIACIPSVPAHQDAALLRDRARGALLGLAVGDALGAPAENMKPSEIRARWGRITGYVAENPAGTDDTEYAIFSGLLLARHGSALTPAHVEAAWHQWIADLDEGPFRGAGFSERGTLENLRRGLAAPISAQHRHAWSDGLAMRAAPFGVFAAGRPAEAARLVAIDGSVSHDGEGIYGGQAVAAGVAAAMAGAPTIAVVASALAVVPDDSWTARSLRRAVAVAHRGERAVRSAVVIGGYPWTDLAPEAVALAFGAYAVADGDFAESVLTAVNMGRDADTTAAVAGALAGATRGASAIPPEWAEAIGPARGTCLPSMAGHHILDVAELLTPGEGGKWGAQPVVRDPAQSAPDRAAYLLAPDDAPAPATEVRP